TGAACGTGATTCCAACTATTTATTACGATACTAAAACACAAACCATCCATAGTCCGTTAGTTAACGCGAAACGACAAGTTACCCGCGATTATATCGTTTATAAATTTACCGGAAAGTATTTTGAGCGGGTAAAAAATTAACTTTGCCCTCATGATCTCATTTGCCCATCGCGTATTTATGGAAGTTGCCGCCAACCTGAGTTTCAGCAAGGCGGCCCAGGTGCTTTTTATTACGCAGCCTGCCATCAGTAAACACATTAAGGCTTTAGAAGATCAGTACAAAGTGCCCCTGTTTGAGCGTAAGCCCAACAGCATTTTGCTTACGGAAGCCGGCAATAAACTTAACGAGTACTTACAGCAAGCTACCGAAATTGAGCGGAAGATAGAATACGACCTATCGGTATTGAGCAACTTATCGCAGGCTGCAGGGCATTTGCGTTTGGGTGCCAGCACTACTATCGCCTTATATATTTTGCCGCCAATATTGTCGGGCTTTCAGCGCGAATATGCCAATGTGGATGTGCAACTGGTAAACCGCAACAGCGAGTACATTTTGAATGCGCTGCTTAACCATGAGGTTGACATTGGCATTATTGAGGTAGATAATAAACTCACCACCGTATCGTACACGCCATTTATGAGCGATGAGGTGATCCCGGTATGCTCGGCTAAAAGCCCGCTGGCGGGAAAATCACTCACATTGAAACAGCTTGTTAAAACTCCGCTTGCTGTACGGGAGCGCGGATCTGGAACTTTGAATGCCGTATTGAAATCATTATCAGCGTTACATATTAAACCGGCGGATCTATCAGTAAAAATTCGTTTAGGTGGTACAGAAGCGCTAAAAAACTTCCTCCTGGCCGATCAATGCCTCGGCTTTATGCCGCGCCCATCCATCATCCGTCAACTGGCCGAAGGTGATTTGGTTGAAGTGCCAATTGAAGGGTTAAAGATCACCCGTGATTTCTTTTTTATTCGCCGTAAAGGGACTGAGGATTACGGGTTGACGAGTAATTTTATCAATTTCGCCGCACAGCATATCAGCGCAAAATAAGTTGCGCAAAGTTGATGAGCCGCAGAAAACCTGCATCTTAGCTCTTTTTCAAATTCCAAAAACTATCCCCATTTCTGCCTGTAGTTATATTGTAATTAATTTTAATAATCATTAATTAAATAATGTAATTATGGCAAGTTTGAATAACCGTAGGGTGGCTATCCTTACCGAAGAAGGATTTGAGCAGGTGGAGTTAACAAGCCCTAAAGAAGCTTTAGAGGCGGCGGGTGCTACTGTACATATTATATCGCCCCAAAGTGGCCGCATCAAGGCCTGGGACCAGACGGACTGGGGCATTGAAGTTGAAGTAGATCGTAACCTAAAAGATGTAAGCGCCGACGAATACGACGCCCTGGTATTGCCGGGCGGCGTACTTAATCCGGATAAATTAAGACAAAATGCCGAAGCAGTTGCCTTCGCGTCGTCGTTTTTAGAAGAAGGCAAGCCGGTAGCATCTATCTGCCACGGCCCGCAGCTATTGATAGAAACCGGTTTGCTGGAAGGCAGGCGTTTAACTTCATACCCATCACTGCAAACTGATTTAAAAAATGCCGGTGCTGATTGGGTTGATGAGGAGGTAGTTGTTGACAATGGCTTGGTGACCAGTCGCCGGCCGGATGATCTGGAAGCATTTAACCGGAAGGCTATTGAAGAGATTGGTGAGGGTGTACACAGCTAAACCTTAATTTACGGGATTTCGGGATGCCTTGATGCTAATATTTCACGGTAATCCTGAAATCCAGTAAATGATGGTTTATATTTACCCCATGTCTCGCCAACACAAAGCTTTAATTATAGGTGCCGGAATAGCAGGTATTGCAACAGCCATTAGGCTTGCAATTAAAGGTTACCAGGTTGAAGTTTACGAAGCCAACAGCTATCCCGGAGGCAAGCTAAGCCAGTTTACTCAGAGTGGATACCGTTTTGATGCCGGGCCAAGCCTGTTTACCATGCCGCAATATATTGATGAACTTTTCAGGTTGGCAGGTAAAGAACCGTCGCAATATTTTCGATATCAGCAATTGGATGAGGTTTGCCGGTATTTTTATGAGGACGGCACCAGGTTAACAGCTTACGCGGATGCCGACAGGTTTGCAAGCGAGGTAAGCGAAAAAACTAATGAGCCGTCAAGCTCTGTCGACCACTATTTTAAAAAAAGCGGCATTATCTACAATATTACCAATCACGTTTTCCTTGAGCGTTCCCTTCATCTACTTAAAACATATTTACGTTGGGATACTTTTAAATCGATATTAAGGTTTGGTAAAATAGATCCTTTCCGTACCATGCACAAGGCTAACGAAAGCTTTTTTAAGGATGCCCGTATGGTGCAGTTTTTTGACAGGTATGCTACTTACAACGGTTCCAACCCTTACAGCGCACCGGCTACACTAAACGTGATCCCGCATTTGGAACAGCATTTCGGCGCTTATTTCCCGGAGGGAGGGATGTACAGTATTACCGATAGCCTGGTACAACTGGCAGAAGGTTTAGGTGTAAAGTTTCATTACAATAGTAAAGTTGATGAGATAGTTTTAGATGGCCGGATTGCGAAAGGTATTAAAGTAAACGGGGAAGTAATTAATGCTGATGCAGTACTATCCAACATGGATGTGTGGTTTACCTACCACCGTTTGCTCAATAAATATCCGCAGCTAAAACCTCAAAAAATACTAAGCCAGGAACGCAGCAGTTCGGCATTGATATTTTATTGGGGCATTAAAAAACAGTTTATGCAACTCGATCTGCATAATATATTTTTCAGCGCCGATTATGAGGCGGAGTTTGATGCCATATGGAAGGATAAAAGTATTTATCACGACCCTACAGTGTATCTTAATATCAGTTCGAAATATAAAACTGATGACGCACCGGAGGGATGTGAAAACTGGTTCACGATGATCAATGTGCCTGCAAATA
The sequence above is a segment of the Mucilaginibacter celer genome. Coding sequences within it:
- a CDS encoding LysR family transcriptional regulator; the protein is MISFAHRVFMEVAANLSFSKAAQVLFITQPAISKHIKALEDQYKVPLFERKPNSILLTEAGNKLNEYLQQATEIERKIEYDLSVLSNLSQAAGHLRLGASTTIALYILPPILSGFQREYANVDVQLVNRNSEYILNALLNHEVDIGIIEVDNKLTTVSYTPFMSDEVIPVCSAKSPLAGKSLTLKQLVKTPLAVRERGSGTLNAVLKSLSALHIKPADLSVKIRLGGTEALKNFLLADQCLGFMPRPSIIRQLAEGDLVEVPIEGLKITRDFFFIRRKGTEDYGLTSNFINFAAQHISAK
- a CDS encoding type 1 glutamine amidotransferase domain-containing protein — translated: MASLNNRRVAILTEEGFEQVELTSPKEALEAAGATVHIISPQSGRIKAWDQTDWGIEVEVDRNLKDVSADEYDALVLPGGVLNPDKLRQNAEAVAFASSFLEEGKPVASICHGPQLLIETGLLEGRRLTSYPSLQTDLKNAGADWVDEEVVVDNGLVTSRRPDDLEAFNRKAIEEIGEGVHS
- the crtD gene encoding 1-hydroxycarotenoid 3,4-desaturase CrtD, with protein sequence MSRQHKALIIGAGIAGIATAIRLAIKGYQVEVYEANSYPGGKLSQFTQSGYRFDAGPSLFTMPQYIDELFRLAGKEPSQYFRYQQLDEVCRYFYEDGTRLTAYADADRFASEVSEKTNEPSSSVDHYFKKSGIIYNITNHVFLERSLHLLKTYLRWDTFKSILRFGKIDPFRTMHKANESFFKDARMVQFFDRYATYNGSNPYSAPATLNVIPHLEQHFGAYFPEGGMYSITDSLVQLAEGLGVKFHYNSKVDEIVLDGRIAKGIKVNGEVINADAVLSNMDVWFTYHRLLNKYPQLKPQKILSQERSSSALIFYWGIKKQFMQLDLHNIFFSADYEAEFDAIWKDKSIYHDPTVYLNISSKYKTDDAPEGCENWFTMINVPANTGQDWGKFITEARKDILNKLSRLLGEDISKLIVCESILDPRSIESRTSSYQGSLYGTSSNSQFAAFLRHANQSSKIKGLYFCGGSVHPGGGIPLCLLSAKIVSEMLP